The following are encoded in a window of Bradyrhizobium guangdongense genomic DNA:
- a CDS encoding thermonuclease family protein gives MTECVEASSRLTASELAFAPNATSPGHVTQPLLHLTVALLFIAGHPACATPCQFEAQGEGRVAAVVDARSVRLDDGREVRLTGIEATAATKQALTSLLVGRDVILRSTNDTPDRYGRQGALVFIGESDSSIQAALLAQGDALVSAEIADKDCAAALMASEAEARRQKKGSWADPSAIKNAESPDDILAGIGRFMVVEGKVLSVRQAGAMTYLNFGRSWTRGFTATISKRNLPAFETAGITLKSLENKRVRVRGWVEGNTGPRIEVRLVGQLELLGANEPTGVRP, from the coding sequence ATGACGGAGTGCGTGGAAGCCTCTTCGCGCCTCACCGCTTCTGAGTTAGCATTCGCGCCTAACGCAACCTCTCCGGGTCATGTGACGCAACCCCTTCTTCACCTCACCGTCGCGCTTCTCTTCATCGCAGGTCACCCTGCGTGCGCGACACCGTGCCAATTCGAGGCACAGGGCGAAGGACGCGTCGCGGCGGTCGTCGATGCACGCAGCGTCCGCCTCGACGACGGCCGCGAGGTCCGCCTCACGGGAATCGAAGCGACGGCGGCGACGAAGCAAGCATTGACTTCCCTGCTCGTCGGCCGCGACGTCATCCTGCGCAGCACTAACGACACGCCCGACCGTTACGGTCGCCAGGGCGCGCTGGTCTTCATCGGCGAAAGCGATAGCTCTATCCAGGCCGCCCTCCTCGCCCAGGGCGACGCGCTCGTCTCCGCCGAGATCGCGGACAAGGACTGCGCGGCGGCCCTGATGGCGTCGGAAGCGGAGGCGCGGCGCCAAAAAAAGGGCAGTTGGGCTGACCCGTCGGCCATAAAAAACGCGGAAAGTCCGGACGATATTTTGGCCGGGATCGGGCGCTTTATGGTCGTCGAGGGCAAAGTCCTGTCCGTCCGGCAAGCTGGGGCAATGACCTACCTCAACTTCGGACGAAGCTGGACACGCGGCTTTACGGCGACTATCTCAAAGCGCAATCTACCGGCGTTCGAAACCGCCGGAATTACCCTTAAGTCCCTGGAAAATAAGCGTGTTCGCGTTCGGGGCTGGGTTGAGGGGAATACGGGGCCGCGTATCGAGGTGCGTCTCGTGGGACAGCTCGAGTTGCTGGGCGCAAACGAACCGACAGGGGTAAGGCCTTAA
- a CDS encoding enoyl-CoA hydratase: MNDMVLQKLEGGLLTITMNRPERKNALNPEMVAGLVEAARRAADDPEVRAVLFKGAGGSFCVGGDVKSMAAGRAPLPFEQKLANLRRGMEVSRILHQMPKPVVAQLDGAAAGAGLSMALSCDLRIASESCKITTAFAKVGFSGDYGGTYFLTQLLGSARARELYLMSPVLTAREAHAIGMVTKVVPDAGIDAAAHELALSLAQGPSIALGYIKRNINNAEHLPLEDCFDGEAIHHTRCGDTEDHKEAAKAFVEKRKPSFKGA, encoded by the coding sequence ATGAACGACATGGTCCTGCAAAAGCTCGAAGGCGGGCTGCTCACCATCACCATGAATCGCCCCGAGCGGAAGAATGCGCTCAATCCCGAGATGGTCGCAGGCCTCGTCGAAGCGGCGCGGCGGGCGGCTGACGATCCCGAGGTGCGGGCGGTGCTGTTCAAGGGAGCCGGCGGCTCGTTCTGTGTCGGCGGCGACGTCAAGTCGATGGCCGCAGGCCGCGCGCCGCTGCCGTTCGAGCAAAAGCTTGCGAACCTCCGCCGCGGCATGGAGGTCTCGCGCATCCTGCATCAGATGCCAAAGCCCGTGGTGGCGCAGCTCGATGGTGCCGCGGCCGGCGCCGGCTTGTCGATGGCGCTGTCCTGCGATCTGCGCATCGCCTCCGAATCCTGCAAGATCACCACCGCCTTTGCCAAGGTCGGCTTCTCCGGCGATTACGGCGGCACCTATTTCCTGACCCAGCTGCTCGGCAGTGCGCGGGCGCGCGAGCTGTACCTGATGTCGCCGGTGCTCACGGCCAGGGAAGCGCATGCGATCGGCATGGTGACGAAGGTCGTGCCCGACGCCGGGATCGATGCGGCCGCGCATGAGCTCGCATTGTCGTTGGCGCAGGGGCCCTCGATCGCGCTCGGCTACATCAAGCGCAACATCAACAATGCCGAGCATCTGCCGCTGGAGGATTGCTTCGACGGCGAGGCAATCCATCACACCCGCTGCGGCGATACCGAGGATCACAAGGAGGCCGCGAAGGCCTTCGTCGAGAAGCGCAAGCCGTCCTTCAAGGGCGCATGA
- a CDS encoding MFS transporter, producing the protein MATAQTPAMANLHSGEHGHDQASPGEIAIGVIIGRTSEFFDFFVFAIASVIVFPRLVFPFTSELTGTLYSFMIFALAFMARPIGTVIFMTVDRSYGKTAKLISALFLLGTATVALAFLPGYHEIGVAAIWLLALARIAQGLAWGGAWDGMASLLALNAPASKRGWYAMVPQLGAPLGLIVASALFAYFAGNLSADDFFDWGWRYPFFVAFAINVVALFARLRMVTTEEYASLFETRELQPARISDTVAREGHNIMLGAFAPLASFALFHMVTVFPLSWVFLFTRESPVRFLIIEIVAAVFGVAAIVVSGIIADRVGRKSLLMGSAIAIAIYSGFAPQLLDAGAFGETIYMVIGFILLGLSFGQSSGAIASNFKQMYRYTASALTSDMAWLFGAGFAPLVALLLAINLGVIASGAYLLSGAFWTLLALWLSGQREAGDMDAGQSSN; encoded by the coding sequence ATGGCGACGGCACAGACCCCCGCAATGGCAAACCTCCACTCGGGCGAGCACGGCCACGACCAGGCCAGTCCCGGCGAAATCGCCATCGGCGTCATCATCGGCCGCACCTCGGAATTCTTTGATTTCTTCGTATTCGCGATCGCCTCGGTGATCGTGTTCCCGCGCCTCGTCTTTCCGTTCACCAGCGAACTGACCGGCACCCTCTATTCCTTCATGATCTTCGCGCTGGCCTTCATGGCACGGCCGATCGGCACCGTGATTTTCATGACGGTCGACCGCAGCTACGGCAAGACGGCCAAGTTGATCTCGGCGCTGTTCCTGCTTGGCACCGCCACCGTGGCGCTCGCATTCCTGCCCGGTTATCACGAGATCGGCGTCGCTGCGATCTGGCTGCTGGCGCTGGCGCGCATCGCGCAGGGTCTGGCCTGGGGCGGCGCCTGGGACGGCATGGCTTCGCTGCTGGCGCTGAACGCGCCCGCCTCCAAGCGCGGCTGGTACGCGATGGTGCCGCAGCTCGGCGCGCCGCTCGGACTGATCGTCGCGAGCGCGCTGTTCGCCTATTTCGCCGGCAATCTCTCGGCCGACGATTTCTTCGATTGGGGTTGGCGCTATCCGTTCTTCGTCGCTTTCGCCATCAACGTCGTGGCGCTGTTCGCGCGCCTGCGCATGGTGACGACAGAGGAATATGCCTCGCTGTTCGAGACCCGCGAGCTCCAGCCCGCGCGCATCTCCGACACCGTCGCGCGTGAAGGCCACAACATCATGCTCGGCGCATTCGCACCGCTGGCGAGCTTCGCGCTGTTCCACATGGTCACGGTGTTCCCGCTGTCCTGGGTGTTCCTGTTCACCCGCGAGAGCCCGGTGCGCTTTTTGATCATCGAGATCGTCGCCGCCGTGTTCGGCGTCGCCGCGATCGTGGTGTCCGGCATCATCGCCGACCGTGTCGGCCGCAAGTCGCTGCTGATGGGTTCGGCGATCGCGATCGCGATCTACAGCGGTTTCGCCCCGCAGCTTCTCGATGCCGGTGCGTTCGGCGAGACCATCTACATGGTGATCGGCTTCATCCTGCTCGGCCTGTCCTTCGGACAGTCCTCGGGCGCGATCGCCTCGAACTTCAAGCAGATGTACCGCTACACGGCTTCCGCGCTGACCTCGGACATGGCCTGGCTGTTCGGCGCCGGGTTCGCTCCGCTCGTCGCGCTGCTGCTGGCCATCAATCTCGGCGTCATCGCCTCGGGCGCGTACCTACTGTCGGGCGCGTTCTGGACCCTGCTCGCGCTCTGGCTCAGCGGCCAGCGCGAGGCCGGCGACATGGACGCGGGCCAATCCTCCAACTGA
- a CDS encoding M48 family metalloprotease — MGRFQTAAAPPTVAMPKPKPAVAQTPATEKEHERILASYGGTYDDPKLESLVSKTVDRLVAASDRPDQGYKVTILNSGAVNAFALPNGQLYVTRGLLALASDTSELSSVLSHEMAHVLSRHAAMREDQARQAAIVTRVVTDMSTDPDLTALALAKTKLTMASFSRNQEFEADGIGVGISAKAHFDPYGAARFLSAMERNAELKAGKTSLDPRAQDFTSSHPATPERVQNAQTIARQYAAPEGAERDRESYLSAIDNLVYGEDPSEGFVRGRRFLHPKLGFTFQAPDNFTLDNTAQAVIGVREGGSQAMRFDVVRVPAEQSLGDYLNSGWMEGVEKASTEDLTINGFPAASATAKGDQWQFKVYALRFGSDVYRFIFATRQKSTESERNARETVNSFRRLTLEEIQAARPLRIKVITVQPGDTAESLSHRMAGVDHPAERFRVLNGLDRNAQVKVRDRVKIVTD, encoded by the coding sequence ATGGGCCGGTTCCAGACCGCGGCAGCCCCGCCGACCGTCGCGATGCCCAAGCCGAAGCCGGCGGTCGCCCAGACCCCGGCGACGGAGAAAGAACACGAACGCATCTTGGCGAGCTATGGCGGCACCTATGACGACCCCAAGCTCGAATCCCTCGTCAGCAAGACCGTCGACCGGCTCGTCGCCGCGTCAGACCGTCCCGATCAGGGCTACAAGGTCACCATTCTCAACTCCGGCGCGGTGAACGCCTTCGCGCTGCCGAACGGCCAGCTCTACGTCACGCGCGGGCTTCTGGCGCTTGCCAGCGATACCTCGGAATTGTCCTCCGTGCTCAGCCACGAGATGGCGCATGTGCTGTCCAGGCACGCCGCAATGCGCGAGGACCAGGCGCGCCAGGCTGCGATCGTCACGCGTGTCGTCACCGACATGAGCACGGACCCCGATCTCACCGCGCTCGCGCTCGCCAAAACCAAGCTCACCATGGCGAGCTTTTCGCGCAACCAGGAGTTCGAGGCTGACGGCATTGGCGTCGGCATCTCCGCCAAGGCGCATTTCGATCCCTATGGTGCCGCCCGCTTCCTCTCGGCGATGGAGCGCAATGCCGAGCTGAAGGCCGGCAAGACTTCGCTCGACCCGCGCGCGCAGGATTTCACCTCGTCGCATCCGGCAACGCCCGAACGGGTGCAAAATGCGCAGACCATCGCGCGGCAATATGCGGCGCCCGAGGGCGCCGAACGCGACCGGGAGAGCTATCTCTCCGCGATCGACAATCTCGTCTATGGCGAGGACCCCAGCGAAGGTTTTGTCCGCGGCCGGCGCTTCCTGCATCCGAAGCTCGGCTTTACCTTCCAGGCGCCTGATAATTTCACGCTCGATAACACTGCGCAGGCGGTGATCGGCGTGCGCGAGGGCGGCTCGCAGGCGATGCGCTTCGACGTCGTGCGCGTGCCGGCCGAACAGTCGCTCGGCGACTATCTCAATTCCGGCTGGATGGAGGGCGTCGAGAAGGCATCCACCGAGGACCTGACCATTAACGGCTTCCCGGCCGCATCTGCCACCGCTAAGGGCGACCAGTGGCAGTTCAAGGTCTATGCGCTGCGCTTCGGCAGCGACGTCTATCGCTTTATCTTCGCCACGCGGCAGAAATCGACCGAGAGCGAGCGCAATGCGCGCGAGACCGTCAACTCATTCCGCCGCCTGACGCTCGAAGAGATCCAAGCCGCGCGACCGCTGCGCATCAAGGTGATCACCGTGCAGCCCGGCGACACCGCGGAATCGCTGTCGCACCGCATGGCCGGCGTCGATCACCCCGCCGAACGTTTTCGTGTACTCAACGGCCTCGATCGCAACGCGCAGGTGAAGGTGCGCGACCGCGTGAAGATCGTGACCGATTGA
- a CDS encoding c-type cytochrome, giving the protein MNVWPYSVLRRSTASLAPAAVAIALLCAAGPAGATGDAARGQTLYKGCADCHSINENGVGPMHKGVVGREAGSVPGYDYSPDLKNSGIVWTEENLDKWLTGPQAMVPETKMFFDVPDAQDRADIIAYLKEKAR; this is encoded by the coding sequence ATGAACGTCTGGCCGTATTCCGTCCTCCGGCGAAGCACCGCAAGCCTGGCTCCCGCCGCGGTCGCGATTGCGCTGCTGTGTGCAGCCGGTCCCGCGGGGGCCACCGGCGATGCCGCGCGCGGCCAGACGCTCTACAAGGGCTGCGCAGACTGTCACTCCATCAACGAGAATGGCGTCGGCCCGATGCACAAGGGCGTGGTCGGGCGCGAGGCGGGCAGCGTTCCCGGTTACGACTATTCGCCCGATCTGAAGAATTCGGGAATCGTCTGGACCGAGGAGAACCTCGACAAATGGCTGACCGGACCGCAAGCGATGGTGCCCGAGACCAAGATGTTCTTCGATGTGCCGGATGCGCAGGATCGCGCCGACATCATCGCGTATTTGAAGGAAAAGGCGCGGTAG
- the cyoA gene encoding ubiquinol oxidase subunit II, which produces MSRLKILALLPLAVALSGCNYVVLAPAGDIAAQQRDLVIISTVLMLLIVVPVMALTVLFAWRYRQSNSSARYEPDWDHSTKLELVIWSAPLLIIVCLGALTWMGTHLLDPYRTLGRIHADRAIDQSKAPLEVDVVALDWKWLFIYPDYGIATVNDLAAPVDRPINFRITASSVMNSFYIPALAGQIYAMPGMETKLHAVVNHAGTYRGFSANYSGAGFSGMHFNFQGLDDKGFDAWVAQAKSAGGSLGRTEYLQLEKPSENEPVRRWGTVDSDLYRLILNMCVETGKMCQSEMMAIDAKGGNGHEGLNNTLPLSYDKYARRGTAFGPEPSFVAGTCTPDAPQGHTTAAISARLDTAPLLGAGLKRPTFAPLKSSFFFLGQRPKSDS; this is translated from the coding sequence GTGTCCCGTCTCAAGATCCTGGCGCTGCTACCCTTGGCAGTCGCGCTCAGCGGCTGCAACTACGTCGTGCTGGCGCCAGCCGGCGATATCGCGGCGCAACAGCGCGACCTCGTCATCATCTCCACCGTCCTGATGCTCCTCATCGTCGTCCCCGTGATGGCGCTGACGGTGCTGTTTGCCTGGCGCTACCGCCAGTCCAACAGCTCGGCCCGCTACGAGCCGGATTGGGATCACTCGACCAAGCTCGAGCTGGTGATCTGGTCGGCACCGCTGTTGATCATCGTCTGCCTGGGCGCGCTGACCTGGATGGGCACGCATCTGCTCGACCCCTACCGGACGCTCGGCCGCATCCATGCCGACCGCGCCATCGACCAGTCCAAGGCGCCGCTCGAAGTCGACGTCGTCGCGCTCGACTGGAAGTGGCTCTTCATCTATCCGGATTACGGCATCGCCACCGTCAACGATCTGGCCGCGCCCGTCGATCGCCCGATCAACTTCCGCATCACCGCTTCTTCGGTGATGAACTCGTTCTACATCCCCGCGCTCGCGGGTCAGATCTATGCGATGCCGGGCATGGAGACCAAGCTCCATGCCGTGGTGAACCACGCCGGTACCTACAGGGGCTTCTCGGCGAACTACAGCGGCGCCGGCTTCTCCGGCATGCACTTCAACTTCCAGGGCCTCGACGACAAGGGCTTTGATGCCTGGGTCGCGCAGGCCAAATCGGCCGGCGGCTCGCTTGGCCGCACCGAGTATCTCCAGCTCGAAAAGCCCAGCGAGAACGAGCCCGTGCGCCGCTGGGGCACGGTCGATTCCGATCTCTACCGCCTGATCCTCAACATGTGCGTCGAGACCGGCAAGATGTGCCAGAGCGAGATGATGGCGATCGACGCCAAGGGCGGCAACGGCCATGAGGGCCTGAACAACACCCTTCCGCTCTCCTACGACAAATACGCCCGCCGCGGCACCGCCTTCGGACCCGAGCCGAGCTTCGTTGCCGGCACCTGCACGCCGGATGCGCCGCAAGGCCACACGACGGCCGCGATCAGCGCGCGGCTCGACACCGCGCCGCTCCTGGGCGCCGGCCTGAAGCGGCCGACCTTCGCGCCGCTGAAGTCCTCGTTCTTCTTCCTCGGACAGCGTCCGAAGTCAGATTCCTAA
- the cyoB gene encoding cytochrome o ubiquinol oxidase subunit I, which yields MSPDLLKLIFGRLGIDWLPLHEPILVGTFAVVALGGITLLAGLTYFRLWGYLWREWFTSVDHKRIGVMYMVLGIVMLLRGFADALMMRAQQAMAFGGSEGFLPAHHYDQVFTAHGVIMIFFVAMPLVTGLMNFVVPLQIGARDVSFPFLNNFSFWMTVGGAVLVMLSLFIGEFARTGWLAYPPLSNIGYSPDVGVDYYIWGLQVAGVGTTLSGINLICTIVKLRCPGMTMMRMPVFTWTSLCTNILIVASFPVLTVVLALLSLDRYVGTNFFTNDFGGSPMMYVNLIWIWGHPEVYILVLPAFGIFSEVTSTFSGKRLFGYTSMVYATVVITILSYLVWLHHFFTMGSGASVNSFFGITTMIISIPTGAKMFNWLFTMYRGRIRYELPMMWTIAFMLTFVIGGMTGVLLAVPPADFVLHNSLFLIAHFHNVIIGGVVFGAFAGINYWFPKAFGFRLDPFWGKCSFWFWVTGFYMAFMPLYVLGLMGVTRRLRVFDDPSLQIWFVIAAIGASLIFLGILSMLMQFAVSFLKREQLKDVTGDPWDARTLEWATSSPPPDYNFAFTPVVHDNDAWWDMKKRGYQRPLTGFKPIHMPRSTGTGIILAGFATAMGFGLIWYMWWLAAASFIAMLAVGIGHTFNYHRDFDIPADDVIRTEDARTKLLAGAK from the coding sequence ATGTCTCCTGATCTTCTCAAGCTCATCTTCGGTCGTCTCGGCATCGATTGGCTGCCGCTGCACGAGCCGATTCTGGTCGGCACCTTCGCTGTGGTCGCGCTCGGCGGCATCACGCTGCTCGCCGGCCTGACCTACTTCCGCCTCTGGGGTTATCTCTGGCGCGAATGGTTCACCAGCGTGGATCACAAGCGGATCGGCGTCATGTACATGGTCCTCGGCATCGTGATGCTGCTGCGCGGCTTCGCCGACGCGCTCATGATGCGAGCGCAGCAGGCGATGGCGTTCGGCGGCTCCGAGGGCTTCCTCCCGGCCCATCACTACGACCAGGTCTTCACCGCCCACGGCGTGATCATGATCTTCTTCGTGGCGATGCCGCTGGTGACCGGCCTGATGAACTTCGTCGTTCCATTGCAGATCGGCGCGCGCGACGTGTCATTCCCGTTCCTGAACAATTTCAGCTTCTGGATGACGGTCGGCGGCGCGGTGCTCGTGATGCTCTCGCTGTTCATCGGCGAATTCGCCCGCACCGGCTGGCTGGCTTATCCACCGCTGTCCAACATCGGCTACAGTCCTGATGTCGGCGTCGACTATTACATATGGGGATTGCAGGTCGCGGGCGTCGGAACGACGCTGTCCGGCATCAACCTGATCTGCACCATCGTCAAGCTGCGCTGCCCCGGCATGACCATGATGCGGATGCCGGTGTTCACCTGGACTTCGCTCTGCACCAACATCCTGATCGTCGCCTCCTTCCCGGTCCTGACCGTCGTGCTCGCGCTGCTCTCGCTCGACCGCTATGTCGGCACCAACTTCTTCACGAACGATTTCGGCGGCAGCCCGATGATGTACGTGAACCTGATCTGGATCTGGGGCCATCCCGAGGTCTACATCCTGGTTCTTCCCGCCTTCGGCATCTTCTCGGAAGTCACCTCGACCTTCTCCGGCAAACGCCTGTTCGGCTACACCTCGATGGTCTACGCCACGGTCGTCATCACCATCCTGTCGTACCTGGTGTGGCTGCACCACTTCTTCACGATGGGCTCGGGCGCCAGCGTCAACTCGTTCTTCGGCATCACCACGATGATCATCTCGATCCCGACGGGCGCGAAGATGTTCAACTGGCTGTTCACGATGTATCGCGGCCGCATCCGTTACGAGCTGCCGATGATGTGGACGATTGCCTTCATGCTGACCTTCGTGATCGGCGGCATGACCGGCGTGCTGCTCGCGGTGCCGCCGGCCGACTTCGTCCTGCACAACAGCCTGTTCCTGATCGCGCACTTCCACAACGTGATCATCGGCGGCGTGGTGTTCGGCGCGTTCGCCGGCATCAACTACTGGTTCCCGAAAGCGTTCGGCTTCAGACTCGATCCGTTCTGGGGCAAGTGCTCGTTTTGGTTCTGGGTCACCGGCTTCTACATGGCCTTCATGCCGCTCTACGTGCTCGGCCTGATGGGCGTGACCCGCCGTCTGCGGGTGTTCGATGATCCGTCCCTTCAGATCTGGTTCGTCATCGCCGCGATCGGCGCCAGCCTCATCTTCCTCGGCATCCTCTCGATGCTGATGCAGTTCGCGGTCAGCTTCCTCAAGCGCGAGCAGCTCAAGGACGTCACCGGCGATCCCTGGGACGCCCGCACGCTGGAATGGGCGACCTCCTCGCCGCCGCCGGACTACAACTTCGCCTTCACCCCTGTCGTTCATGACAACGACGCCTGGTGGGACATGAAGAAGCGTGGCTACCAGCGTCCGCTCACCGGGTTCAAGCCGATCCACATGCCGCGCAGCACGGGTACCGGCATCATTCTCGCCGGCTTCGCCACCGCGATGGGCTTCGGTCTGATCTGGTACATGTGGTGGCTGGCGGCTGCGAGCTTCATTGCGATGCTCGCCGTCGGCATCGGTCACACCTTCAACTATCACCGCGACTTCGACATTCCGGCTGACGACGTCATCCGGACCGAGGACGCGCGCACCAAACTGCTCGCCGGAGCCAAGTAA
- a CDS encoding ABC transporter substrate-binding protein: MKHILSGIFAAAFALSASAAAQAQDKPPLKIGGILDMSSLYADITGPGSETAAKMAVEDFGGEVLGRKIEVLAADHQNKADLAANIARDMLDNHGVEMIYDVAASATALAAGEIAKARGKIIIFNGPGSIRLSNEACGPTTVHYVFDTYGQANVTGLAAVKSGLDTWFFLTADYAFGQDLEKDTSAVVTKTGGKVLGSVRHPLNTSDFSSFLLQAQASKAKVIGLANAGGDTVNAIKQAAEFGIMKGGQKVSPLLAFVTDIDSIGLETAQGLLLAEAFYWDMNDETRAFSKRFMERVKRPPTSAQAGVYSSVTHYLKAVKAAGTTDAAAVMKVMKETPINDFFAHDGKIREDGRMVHDMYLFEVKKPSESKGRWDDYKLLATVPANEAFQSLEQSRCPLVKK, encoded by the coding sequence ATGAAGCATATTTTGTCGGGCATTTTTGCCGCCGCGTTTGCCCTCAGCGCGAGTGCCGCCGCGCAGGCTCAGGACAAGCCGCCCCTGAAGATCGGCGGCATCCTCGACATGTCGAGCCTCTACGCCGACATCACCGGCCCCGGCAGCGAGACCGCAGCCAAGATGGCTGTCGAGGATTTCGGCGGCGAGGTACTGGGACGCAAGATCGAGGTACTGGCGGCCGATCATCAGAACAAGGCCGATCTCGCCGCCAACATCGCGCGCGACATGCTCGACAATCATGGCGTCGAGATGATCTACGACGTCGCGGCGTCCGCCACAGCGTTGGCCGCGGGCGAGATCGCGAAGGCGCGGGGCAAGATTATCATCTTCAACGGGCCCGGCTCGATCCGCCTCTCCAACGAGGCCTGCGGTCCCACTACCGTGCACTATGTGTTCGACACTTACGGCCAGGCCAATGTCACCGGCCTCGCCGCCGTGAAATCGGGCCTCGACACCTGGTTCTTCCTCACCGCCGACTATGCCTTCGGCCAGGATCTGGAGAAGGACACCAGCGCCGTCGTCACCAAGACCGGCGGCAAGGTGCTGGGCAGTGTGCGTCATCCGCTCAACACCTCGGACTTCTCGTCGTTCCTGCTGCAGGCGCAGGCGTCGAAAGCCAAGGTGATCGGACTCGCGAATGCCGGCGGCGACACCGTCAACGCGATCAAGCAGGCGGCCGAGTTCGGCATCATGAAAGGCGGCCAGAAGGTCTCGCCATTGCTGGCCTTCGTCACCGATATCGACTCGATCGGGCTCGAGACCGCGCAGGGCCTGCTGCTGGCCGAAGCCTTCTACTGGGACATGAACGACGAGACCCGCGCATTTTCGAAGCGCTTCATGGAGCGCGTCAAGCGGCCGCCGACCTCGGCGCAGGCCGGCGTCTATTCCTCGGTCACGCACTATCTGAAGGCGGTGAAGGCGGCTGGCACCACCGACGCTGCTGCGGTCATGAAGGTGATGAAGGAGACGCCGATCAACGACTTCTTCGCTCATGACGGCAAGATCCGCGAGGACGGCCGCATGGTCCACGACATGTACCTGTTCGAAGTGAAGAAGCCGTCGGAGTCCAAGGGCCGTTGGGACGATTACAAGCTGCTCGCCACCGTGCCGGCCAATGAGGCGTTCCAGTCGCTGGAGCAGTCGCGCTGCCCGCTGGTGAAGAAGTGA